From Candidatus Eisenbacteria bacterium, a single genomic window includes:
- a CDS encoding PDZ domain-containing protein: protein MLRRPLCVFASLFVAALSMTASLATESFAVEPHAGMLRFPAVSATHIAFAYANDLWLVPKDGGVATPLASPPGQETFPRFSPDGKTIAFVGNYDGNYDVYTIPVSGGVPFRVTHHPSREILTGWASGDRLIYYAGAVKDYPREYELFTVSAKGGLPEKLPVPYGSNGSISTDGKWLAYTPFTADNRTWKRYRGGMASDVWLFNLTGHTSKKITDWEGTDSQPMWQGDRVYYMSDEGESHRLNIWVYDTKTGQRRQVTYYKDFDVKWPSIGPGSDGQGEIVFQLGPDLCLLDVGTEKAQVVKVTIPGDRPKLRPQLFDAKDVIADGDISSTGKRVVLEARGDVWTLPAKNGSTLNLTRTSGSAERFPTWSPDGQWVAYFSDATGEYELYVTQSDGAGKPRQLTKFDKGFYFAPVWSPDSKWISFWDQVGNLYLQNVDTGETRSVDHYPGMGSEYSRVSWSSDSKWIAYSISKSLGMPDRIWLYDIAKKERHQVTSGMFNDSWPTFDREGKYLFFRSNRDFSSPTYEDYGTTWVYSETGRLYVVPLTSVTASPFAPKSDDEKWGKDKDKKDAGASKEKDKTKDGEGKDVTKDKDKGKEKGEGDSGDKEKAPEPVKIDLEGFEHRAIALPVEPGNFSTLCVNNEGKLVYARNFPQASDEEEPSRRPANSVIHVFDLNEEKEEDREKTVLSGVQGFTMSSDGKKLLVFGKGDVMAIVDAKPDQKMESTISTDGMSVEIDPRAEWRQVFMDSWRIERDFFYDPNMQGIDWTAVRDQYVKMLDDCSSREDVSYVIGEMIAELNVGHAYYFGANTDKAPSVAVGMLGCDFELDAGAYRISRILEGAPWDEDSRGPLSQPGVEVKVGDYLLAVNGVPIDAAKDPWAAFQGMVGRTVRLTVSAEPKITEKARQVLVKLMDSERELRYRAWIEKNRAYVDKSTDGKVGYIYVPDTGVLGQNELVRQFVGQLDKQALIIDERWNGGGQIPTRFVELLNRPIANYWAARTKGENMVWPPDAHHGPKCMLINGEAGSGGDYFPYWFRKAGVGKLIGRRTWGGLIGMSGNPALIDGQSVTVPRFAFYENDGTWGVEGNGVEPDIEVIDDPALMVGGKDPQLDAGIDLMLKEIAEHPYRPVPRPSYPDRSGMGISEENK, encoded by the coding sequence ATGCTGCGAAGGCCACTCTGTGTTTTTGCATCCTTGTTCGTCGCCGCACTTTCCATGACGGCTTCGTTGGCGACCGAATCCTTCGCCGTGGAGCCGCACGCAGGAATGCTGCGGTTCCCCGCCGTGAGTGCCACACATATCGCGTTTGCCTATGCCAACGACCTGTGGCTCGTGCCCAAGGACGGCGGAGTGGCCACGCCACTGGCAAGCCCTCCTGGGCAGGAAACCTTTCCCAGGTTCAGTCCCGACGGCAAGACGATAGCGTTTGTCGGCAACTACGACGGCAACTACGACGTCTATACGATCCCCGTTTCGGGCGGCGTGCCCTTCCGGGTCACACATCATCCTTCCCGTGAGATTCTGACGGGATGGGCCTCCGGCGACCGTCTGATCTACTACGCAGGTGCAGTGAAGGACTACCCGCGTGAATACGAGCTTTTCACGGTTTCGGCAAAGGGCGGTCTTCCGGAGAAACTCCCCGTCCCTTACGGTTCCAACGGAAGCATAAGCACCGACGGCAAGTGGTTGGCCTACACGCCCTTCACGGCAGACAATCGAACCTGGAAGCGGTACCGCGGCGGCATGGCCTCGGACGTCTGGCTCTTCAATCTGACCGGCCACACTTCCAAGAAGATCACGGATTGGGAAGGCACTGATTCACAGCCTATGTGGCAGGGGGATCGCGTCTACTACATGTCTGATGAGGGAGAGAGTCACCGTCTCAACATTTGGGTCTACGACACCAAGACCGGCCAACGCAGGCAGGTCACATATTACAAAGACTTTGACGTGAAGTGGCCTTCGATCGGACCGGGCTCCGACGGTCAAGGAGAAATCGTTTTTCAGCTTGGCCCCGACCTCTGCCTCCTGGACGTCGGCACCGAAAAAGCACAGGTCGTGAAAGTCACGATTCCTGGAGACAGACCCAAGCTTCGTCCGCAGTTGTTTGATGCAAAGGACGTCATCGCCGACGGCGACATATCCTCCACCGGAAAGAGGGTCGTCCTCGAAGCCAGGGGCGACGTGTGGACGCTTCCCGCGAAAAACGGCTCGACGCTCAACCTCACCAGGACGAGCGGCTCTGCCGAGCGATTCCCCACGTGGAGTCCGGACGGGCAATGGGTCGCCTACTTTTCCGACGCCACCGGCGAATACGAGCTCTATGTCACGCAGTCGGACGGCGCGGGCAAACCGCGCCAGCTCACGAAATTCGACAAAGGCTTTTACTTCGCACCGGTTTGGTCACCGGATTCAAAGTGGATCTCCTTCTGGGATCAAGTCGGAAACCTGTACCTCCAGAACGTGGACACCGGGGAGACCAGGTCGGTTGACCACTATCCCGGCATGGGCTCGGAGTATTCGCGCGTCAGCTGGTCGAGCGACTCGAAGTGGATTGCATATTCCATCAGCAAGTCCCTTGGAATGCCGGACCGCATCTGGCTCTACGACATTGCCAAGAAAGAAAGGCACCAGGTTACCAGTGGCATGTTCAATGACTCGTGGCCGACCTTCGACCGCGAGGGCAAGTACCTTTTCTTCAGGAGCAACCGCGACTTCTCCTCGCCCACTTACGAGGACTACGGCACCACGTGGGTGTATTCAGAGACGGGCCGTCTCTACGTCGTCCCGCTGACAAGCGTCACGGCTTCTCCCTTCGCGCCTAAGAGCGACGACGAGAAGTGGGGCAAGGATAAGGACAAGAAGGACGCCGGCGCTTCGAAAGAAAAGGACAAGACCAAGGATGGCGAGGGCAAAGACGTCACGAAAGACAAGGACAAGGGTAAGGAAAAGGGTGAGGGAGATTCCGGTGACAAAGAGAAAGCGCCGGAGCCCGTGAAGATTGACCTCGAGGGCTTTGAGCACAGGGCAATAGCGCTTCCCGTCGAACCAGGGAATTTCTCGACGCTCTGCGTGAACAACGAAGGGAAGCTCGTGTACGCTCGGAATTTTCCACAAGCCAGCGACGAAGAAGAGCCTTCCCGCAGACCAGCGAACTCTGTGATTCACGTATTCGACCTGAATGAGGAGAAGGAGGAGGACAGAGAGAAGACGGTCCTGTCAGGAGTGCAGGGCTTCACGATGTCCAGCGACGGCAAGAAACTCTTGGTCTTCGGCAAGGGCGACGTCATGGCCATAGTGGATGCAAAGCCTGACCAGAAGATGGAATCCACGATCTCTACGGACGGGATGTCGGTTGAAATAGACCCGCGTGCAGAATGGCGGCAGGTATTTATGGACTCCTGGCGTATCGAGCGGGATTTCTTCTACGATCCAAACATGCAAGGCATAGATTGGACGGCCGTACGCGACCAGTACGTCAAGATGCTCGATGATTGCTCCTCGCGGGAGGACGTGAGCTACGTCATCGGAGAGATGATCGCTGAGCTCAACGTGGGGCACGCCTACTATTTCGGAGCAAACACAGATAAGGCGCCCAGCGTGGCGGTGGGCATGCTCGGATGCGATTTCGAACTCGACGCCGGCGCCTATCGCATTTCTAGAATTCTGGAAGGTGCTCCGTGGGACGAAGACTCCAGGGGTCCCCTGAGTCAACCCGGAGTCGAGGTGAAGGTCGGGGATTACCTACTCGCAGTGAACGGTGTTCCCATTGACGCCGCCAAAGATCCATGGGCGGCCTTCCAGGGGATGGTTGGACGTACTGTTCGTCTGACGGTGAGCGCGGAGCCCAAGATCACCGAAAAGGCACGTCAGGTTCTCGTCAAACTGATGGACAGCGAGCGAGAGCTTCGCTACAGAGCTTGGATTGAGAAGAACCGCGCCTACGTTGACAAGAGTACGGACGGCAAGGTGGGCTACATCTACGTCCCCGACACGGGCGTTCTCGGTCAGAACGAGTTGGTTCGCCAGTTCGTCGGTCAGCTTGACAAACAGGCGCTCATCATTGACGAGCGTTGGAACGGGGGAGGGCAGATCCCCACGCGTTTCGTTGAACTCCTGAATCGACCCATCGCAAATTACTGGGCGGCTAGAACCAAGGGAGAAAACATGGTGTGGCCCCCGGACGCTCACCACGGGCCAAAATGCATGTTGATAAACGGCGAGGCCGGATCCGGCGGTGATTACTTCCCGTATTGGTTCCGCAAGGCCGGAGTGGGCAAGCTAATAGGCAGGCGCACGTGGGGCGGTCTCATCGGAATGAGCGGCAACCCCGCCCTCATTGACGGGCAGTCGGTGACCGTTCCCAGATTTGCGTTCTATGAGAACGATGGGACATGGGGTGTCGAAGGCAATGGTGTCGAGCCGGACATCGAGGTCATTGACGATCCGGCTTTGATGGTCGGCGGGAAGGATCCGCAACTCGATGCCGGGATTGACCTGATGCTGAAAGAGATAGCGGAGCATCCGTATCGTCCCGTCCCGAGGCCGTCCTATCCGGATCGAAGCGGCATGGGAATCAGCGAAGAGAACAAGTAG
- a CDS encoding cupin domain-containing protein gives MEHEAKETSAKELMAQAAEVSGLVQYQNGAVVSKTVVNRKTGTVTLFAFDAGQGLSEHTAPFDALVQVIDGEAEVVISGKPLRVKAGEVTIMPANEPHSLKAIEKFKMILTMIRS, from the coding sequence ATGGAGCACGAGGCAAAGGAAACGAGCGCCAAAGAACTCATGGCGCAGGCGGCTGAGGTCTCCGGCCTGGTCCAATACCAGAACGGGGCCGTCGTCAGCAAAACGGTCGTCAACAGGAAGACGGGGACCGTGACTCTGTTTGCGTTCGATGCGGGACAGGGGCTGAGCGAACACACGGCGCCGTTCGACGCGCTGGTACAGGTCATCGACGGTGAAGCGGAGGTCGTCATCTCCGGCAAGCCCCTGCGCGTGAAGGCAGGAGAAGTGACAATCATGCCGGCCAACGAGCCGCATTCGCTCAAGGCGATAGAGAAATTCAAGATGATCCTGACGATGATCAGGTCATAG